A single window of Pontiella agarivorans DNA harbors:
- a CDS encoding L-rhamnose/proton symporter RhaT, which produces MITGVVWALLAGVMLGLYALPEKYTKTFQYENTWGLFFVLTMFVVPVIASTMLLGGFEVFSMVETDILMKMAVASVLWGTGVMMWGRAINHIGLSLGFSLFIGTVILIGSIIPFFVNGIPADNVFVTILVGLLVVLTGVVMNGKAGLVREKDEKDSREEKKGSMLAGIIIAVVGGLLATGFSFANAVGSGPLGEAVAELDLAPWKTAIAVMLPIFISGGIVMGLYFILQLSQKKLWGGFKTVHFVPNFGLIFIMAVFHYAASALFAFAASKLGASGNTVGYAIFNASCVITAIVSGIMVGEWKNASARAKGFLYTGLACMVTGIIVIAVANGLTA; this is translated from the coding sequence ATGATTACTGGTGTGGTATGGGCATTGTTGGCGGGAGTGATGTTGGGTTTATACGCACTTCCTGAAAAATATACGAAAACATTTCAGTATGAGAATACCTGGGGACTCTTCTTTGTTCTAACCATGTTTGTGGTTCCCGTGATTGCTTCGACTATGCTTTTAGGGGGATTTGAAGTTTTCAGTATGGTCGAGACCGACATCCTCATGAAGATGGCCGTGGCAAGTGTGCTCTGGGGAACCGGCGTAATGATGTGGGGCAGAGCCATCAACCATATTGGTCTTTCGCTCGGCTTTTCTTTGTTCATCGGCACTGTAATTCTTATTGGCTCCATCATTCCATTTTTTGTGAATGGCATTCCGGCTGACAATGTATTTGTAACGATTCTTGTCGGGCTTTTGGTCGTTTTGACTGGTGTGGTGATGAATGGCAAAGCCGGTTTGGTCCGTGAAAAAGATGAAAAAGACTCACGAGAAGAAAAGAAGGGTTCGATGTTGGCCGGAATCATCATTGCGGTGGTCGGCGGTTTGCTGGCGACTGGATTCAGCTTTGCCAACGCGGTCGGTTCCGGGCCGCTGGGCGAAGCGGTTGCGGAACTCGATTTGGCCCCCTGGAAAACCGCCATCGCGGTTATGTTGCCGATTTTTATCAGCGGCGGCATTGTAATGGGCCTGTACTTTATTCTGCAACTTTCACAGAAAAAATTATGGGGAGGTTTTAAGACCGTCCACTTTGTTCCAAACTTCGGACTCATCTTTATCATGGCGGTATTCCACTACGCAGCATCCGCACTGTTTGCATTTGCGGCCTCAAAACTCGGTGCCTCCGGAAATACGGTTGGCTATGCCATCTTTAATGCCTCCTGCGTGATTACCGCAATCGTCAGCGGCATTATGGTGGGCGAGTGGAAAAATGCCTCCGCCAGAGCGAAAGGATTTCTCTATACTGGACTCGCCTGTATGGTTACGGGCATTATCGTTATCGCAGTTGCCAATGGCCTCACAGCCTGA
- a CDS encoding sulfatase-like hydrolase/transferase translates to MKKIKRRSFMGAGLALAGVTGISHAAPAKRPNILFIFSDDQCWDTLGCLGGEVITPNLDRLVKQGTLFTNAYNMGAWQGAVCMASRTMLMTGRSVWGAHAYYESNVRKKSDFWSNQFQQQGYKTYFAGKWHIAGMMPPEIYDVAGTVRPGMPDYYDPATGKKFPWNVRGPGYFRPEAPGKDNWDPSDPKFGGHWEGGKHWSEVLGDEGISFLEDAAQNDKPFFMQLAFNAPHDPRQSPKKYVDMYPLDSIRLPENFMPENPYAEAMQAGKGVRDEDLAPFPRTEFSIKTHRQEYYAIITHMDDQIGRILQTLEETGQRDNTLIVFTSDHGLGCGRHAMVGKQNMFEHSMKPPLIFCGAGIPKGRIIETPVYMQDLMPTTMDMAHIPIPSSVEFRSLRPIIEGRKRKQYPSIYGAYKMSQRMVRKGDMKLIWYPNADKYLLFDLSRDALEMNDLSDHPEYAGVMKKLKGELKKQQRFFKDPMLTGTAGNMSEEGVVH, encoded by the coding sequence ATGAAAAAAATTAAACGCCGCTCATTCATGGGGGCCGGGCTGGCGCTGGCAGGTGTAACGGGAATCTCACATGCAGCGCCTGCAAAACGTCCGAATATTCTCTTTATTTTTTCCGATGACCAGTGTTGGGATACGCTGGGTTGCCTGGGCGGTGAGGTCATCACCCCGAATCTGGACCGACTGGTTAAGCAGGGTACACTCTTTACCAATGCCTACAATATGGGAGCCTGGCAGGGAGCGGTCTGTATGGCCAGTCGTACGATGCTGATGACCGGTCGGTCGGTATGGGGCGCTCATGCTTATTATGAATCCAACGTGCGCAAAAAGTCTGATTTCTGGAGTAACCAGTTTCAGCAACAGGGATACAAAACCTATTTTGCCGGGAAATGGCATATTGCGGGAATGATGCCTCCTGAAATCTATGATGTGGCCGGTACGGTGCGTCCGGGAATGCCTGATTATTATGATCCCGCTACCGGAAAAAAGTTTCCGTGGAATGTGCGCGGCCCGGGATATTTCCGGCCTGAAGCTCCGGGGAAGGATAACTGGGATCCCAGCGATCCGAAATTCGGCGGTCATTGGGAAGGCGGTAAGCACTGGAGCGAAGTTTTGGGGGATGAGGGGATTTCGTTTCTGGAGGATGCGGCCCAAAATGATAAACCCTTTTTCATGCAGTTGGCCTTTAATGCGCCGCATGATCCCCGGCAGTCGCCTAAAAAATATGTTGATATGTATCCGCTTGATTCAATCAGGCTCCCCGAAAATTTTATGCCTGAAAATCCGTATGCCGAAGCGATGCAGGCCGGCAAGGGAGTTCGGGACGAAGATCTTGCTCCATTCCCGCGCACCGAGTTTTCCATCAAGACACACCGCCAGGAATATTATGCGATCATCACCCACATGGATGACCAGATCGGGCGCATTCTCCAAACTCTGGAAGAAACCGGCCAGCGCGATAATACGCTTATCGTATTTACATCTGATCACGGATTGGGGTGTGGACGGCATGCCATGGTCGGGAAGCAGAATATGTTTGAACACAGCATGAAGCCGCCTCTGATTTTCTGCGGAGCAGGGATTCCGAAGGGGCGGATTATCGAAACCCCGGTTTATATGCAGGACCTGATGCCGACCACGATGGACATGGCTCATATACCCATTCCTTCGTCGGTAGAATTTCGAAGCCTTCGGCCGATTATCGAGGGGCGGAAACGGAAACAGTATCCATCGATCTATGGGGCCTATAAAATGTCGCAGCGTATGGTACGTAAAGGAGATATGAAACTGATCTGGTATCCGAATGCCGATAAATATCTGTTGTTTGATTTGAGTCGTGATGCGCTGGAAATGAACGATTTATCTGATCATCCTGAGTATGCCGGTGTCATGAAAAAATTGAAGGGCGAGCTGAAAAAGCAACAGCGGTTCTTTAAGGATCCTATGCTGACGGGAACGGCCGGGAATATGTCTGAAGAAGGAGTGGTGCATTAA
- a CDS encoding endo-1,4-beta-xylanase yields MNRNRFNIISATGLMASVLGVEARPGYSRKKLETAGLAELAGMVRPGFLMGAHSDAAYMGSSERDKKYQHILAAEYNMMSVGIYHGRTQRDYREDWRFDTMNPLIKFAQENNLKVYLHPMYGSNGYIPKWLLDGDYSNEEWLEIIEERIKTILTKFKGKIDILDVYNEGFGRDTPGWRERDNLFLRLGYRENKYGKWPVFLEKMLVWSRKYGGKKLKLIYNDNHNTLSGMLQSGECINLYKALKHEGIPIDGIGIQCHTKITEDNTHELSAMPGNRGVLFDPDLFALNLKEMGEAGINVLISECDVHLYGEIDDAKLALQADAYRNILKACIEAPACKSFKTWGFTDLKCWKPMNKGNRTLKYEPCPLIFDHDFHPKPAYFAMKELLIELIEKKRL; encoded by the coding sequence ATGAATAGAAACAGATTTAATATCATTTCGGCAACCGGGCTGATGGCCTCCGTTCTGGGTGTAGAAGCGCGCCCGGGATATAGCAGGAAAAAACTGGAAACGGCGGGCCTGGCCGAGTTGGCCGGAATGGTACGCCCGGGATTTCTGATGGGAGCCCACAGTGATGCGGCCTACATGGGGTCGAGTGAAAGGGATAAAAAGTATCAGCACATTCTTGCGGCGGAATATAACATGATGTCGGTGGGGATTTATCATGGTCGAACCCAGCGGGATTATCGCGAAGACTGGCGCTTTGATACGATGAATCCACTTATAAAATTTGCGCAGGAGAATAATCTCAAGGTCTATTTGCACCCCATGTATGGATCCAATGGATATATTCCGAAATGGCTGCTTGATGGGGATTATTCCAATGAAGAATGGCTGGAAATCATTGAAGAGCGCATCAAAACGATTCTAACAAAATTCAAAGGAAAAATTGATATTCTCGATGTGTATAATGAGGGATTCGGCCGCGATACCCCCGGGTGGCGAGAGAGGGATAATCTATTTCTCCGGCTGGGTTATCGCGAAAATAAATATGGGAAGTGGCCGGTCTTTCTGGAGAAGATGCTGGTCTGGAGCCGGAAGTATGGCGGTAAAAAACTTAAGCTGATCTATAACGATAATCACAATACGCTGTCGGGCATGCTACAATCCGGAGAGTGCATCAATTTGTATAAAGCGCTGAAACACGAAGGCATTCCAATCGATGGAATAGGAATTCAGTGCCATACTAAAATAACCGAAGACAATACGCATGAGCTCAGTGCGATGCCGGGGAACCGGGGAGTCCTTTTCGATCCGGATTTATTCGCTTTGAATTTGAAGGAAATGGGCGAGGCGGGCATCAATGTATTAATCAGCGAATGCGATGTTCATTTATATGGGGAAATCGATGATGCAAAGCTGGCCCTGCAGGCCGACGCCTATCGGAATATCCTAAAGGCCTGTATAGAAGCTCCTGCCTGTAAATCTTTTAAAACCTGGGGGTTCACGGATCTTAAGTGCTGGAAGCCCATGAATAAAGGAAACCGGACCTTGAAATATGAACCCTGTCCCTTGATTTTTGATCACGATTTTCACCCCAAGCCCGCCTATTTTGCGATGAAGGAACTACTGATCGAGCTGATCGAAAAGAAACGCCTATAA
- a CDS encoding endo-1,4-beta-xylanase, producing MRRVSDVIFLIGCCVAGVAAAVPYDDMGLADLADQIRPGFLMGTHSKHTQFSGKPSTVLLNNYNMISVGIYQRASQKDGVDDWEFWSIDQGINYAEENNLKVYAHPMFGSDGYLPDWLATNTFSDVELLEIIEDRIETLLTRYHGKIDILDVYNEGLGRESHGWRSGQNKFLQLGYNSNEIGEWPVFLEKMLIWCRQYGGDDLKLIYNDNHNTLDWMTQSEDCIQLFKALKHEGIPIDGIGLQCHTHIDRDGKHYLSGRWGGNSIEFDEISFAEGLRKMGEAGIETYISEADVHLYGTIDETTLARQAEAYRQLLRACINEPTCKSFKTWGYSDASCWKPAKDLEGDNYEPEPLPFDFDYNPKPAYYAMHALLADTLEHTDFDILVNYKFDDAAGTKLTDLANYGDDQTGWNGDQPLIEADGGGNLQVGAVTNTSITTFALESPLTRGYAELEYRIDGYDLSGLADKTSVGVEFWPAGAGWELATKMRLEVKDSTPNGIRLVSPRPTAFDPVVSYPAVDLDAMASTTGITYKIELDLDAGTFEVKYKLDSDAEFSAFGATGVCTNLAQIRLVVAHKSDWTVDHFVDIDYIKLVRRKEPEPAYAGDVWQFNDVEGNRLPELVKASGDATFNYYWETIESDGLGALKFYQEPGLANGRGAEATGMPDISTGKIELRYKMLEADLSGGDASGAMVSFSLKDSTANKNLFAIRLFEQSGHLQLQSRVTGDVNSENVVHYDFGTNVVDRSMDIRILADMDSDTFDVFYTLEDGMEVNATNNMPMGTAGLTYNDLRLYTTVNTNDFGPSDYITFDYLGVIPVEENLTYAGWLAQYPSLGSLTNVTDNPDGDALNNLGEYAFGGHPDDSADVGHLPTFQWVENEGGFDYVYARRTDAAARGLNYYIETNRDLTDAFGWTNAGYNVVGTNAAFADGFETVSNRISAAVDTNQFIRITVERF from the coding sequence ATGAGGCGAGTTTCGGATGTGATTTTTTTGATCGGGTGTTGTGTGGCAGGGGTTGCCGCGGCGGTGCCGTATGATGATATGGGTTTAGCTGATCTGGCCGATCAAATACGTCCTGGTTTTTTGATGGGAACACATTCAAAACACACGCAATTCTCGGGGAAGCCCAGTACCGTCCTGTTGAATAATTATAATATGATCTCCGTTGGAATCTATCAGCGAGCTTCGCAGAAAGATGGCGTGGATGATTGGGAATTCTGGAGTATTGACCAAGGGATCAATTACGCGGAAGAGAACAATTTAAAGGTCTATGCGCATCCGATGTTTGGATCGGACGGCTATCTGCCCGATTGGTTGGCAACGAATACGTTCAGCGATGTTGAGCTGCTCGAAATAATAGAGGATCGCATTGAAACTCTGTTGACCCGGTATCATGGAAAAATCGACATCCTGGATGTGTATAATGAGGGACTGGGGCGAGAGAGCCATGGCTGGCGGAGTGGCCAGAATAAATTTTTGCAGTTGGGTTATAACTCGAATGAAATCGGTGAGTGGCCGGTATTTCTGGAAAAGATGCTGATCTGGTGCCGGCAATATGGAGGTGATGACCTCAAGCTCATTTATAACGATAATCACAACACGCTCGATTGGATGACGCAGTCGGAAGATTGTATTCAGCTCTTTAAGGCCTTAAAGCACGAGGGCATTCCGATCGATGGAATCGGACTGCAGTGCCATACTCATATTGACCGCGATGGAAAGCACTATCTGAGTGGACGTTGGGGAGGTAATAGTATTGAGTTTGATGAGATCTCATTTGCTGAGGGTTTGCGGAAGATGGGCGAAGCCGGGATTGAAACCTATATCTCTGAAGCGGATGTTCATTTGTATGGAACGATAGATGAGACCACATTGGCGCGACAGGCGGAGGCGTATCGTCAGCTGTTGAGAGCATGCATCAATGAACCGACCTGCAAATCATTTAAAACCTGGGGGTATTCAGATGCAAGCTGCTGGAAACCTGCAAAGGATCTAGAGGGGGACAATTATGAGCCTGAGCCGCTCCCGTTCGATTTCGATTATAATCCCAAGCCGGCTTATTATGCGATGCATGCTTTGCTGGCGGATACACTTGAACATACTGATTTCGATATCCTGGTTAATTATAAATTCGATGATGCTGCGGGAACAAAACTGACGGATCTTGCCAATTACGGCGATGATCAGACGGGTTGGAATGGTGATCAACCGCTTATTGAGGCAGATGGTGGCGGTAACCTGCAGGTGGGGGCGGTAACGAATACTTCAATTACCACGTTTGCATTGGAGTCTCCTTTAACGCGGGGTTATGCCGAACTGGAATATCGAATTGACGGATATGATTTGAGCGGTTTAGCCGACAAAACGAGTGTCGGGGTTGAGTTCTGGCCAGCCGGGGCTGGCTGGGAATTGGCAACGAAGATGCGATTGGAAGTTAAGGATTCCACTCCGAACGGTATACGCCTGGTATCGCCGCGTCCAACGGCGTTTGACCCGGTAGTTAGTTACCCTGCGGTTGATTTGGATGCGATGGCCTCGACCACCGGTATCACCTATAAAATTGAACTGGATTTGGATGCCGGCACCTTTGAGGTAAAGTATAAATTGGATTCAGATGCGGAATTTTCAGCTTTTGGAGCAACAGGGGTCTGCACGAATTTGGCTCAGATCCGATTGGTCGTTGCACATAAGTCCGATTGGACCGTCGATCATTTTGTGGACATAGACTACATCAAGTTAGTCCGCCGGAAAGAGCCGGAGCCTGCGTACGCCGGTGATGTTTGGCAGTTTAATGATGTGGAAGGAAATCGTCTTCCCGAATTGGTCAAAGCATCAGGAGATGCGACCTTTAATTATTATTGGGAAACCATCGAATCAGATGGATTAGGTGCCTTGAAATTTTATCAGGAACCTGGACTGGCTAACGGTCGTGGAGCTGAGGCTACAGGAATGCCGGATATTTCAACGGGAAAAATCGAGCTGCGATATAAAATGCTTGAGGCTGATTTGAGTGGCGGGGATGCCTCGGGAGCGATGGTCAGTTTCAGCCTGAAAGACAGTACGGCGAATAAAAATCTGTTTGCGATTCGGCTTTTTGAGCAGTCCGGACACCTTCAGCTGCAGTCTCGGGTGACAGGCGATGTGAATTCAGAAAATGTCGTGCATTATGATTTCGGCACCAATGTGGTTGATCGGTCGATGGATATTCGGATTCTGGCGGATATGGATAGTGATACCTTTGATGTGTTTTATACGCTCGAGGACGGGATGGAAGTCAATGCCACCAACAATATGCCGATGGGTACGGCCGGGTTAACCTATAACGACCTTCGACTTTACACCACGGTTAATACCAATGATTTCGGCCCGTCGGATTACATCACATTTGATTATCTCGGAGTGATACCGGTGGAAGAAAATCTGACGTATGCAGGTTGGTTGGCGCAATATCCTTCGTTGGGATCCCTGACCAATGTAACTGATAACCCTGACGGCGATGCGTTGAATAATCTGGGGGAATATGCCTTTGGGGGGCATCCGGATGACTCCGCTGATGTGGGGCACCTTCCGACTTTTCAATGGGTGGAAAATGAGGGCGGATTCGACTATGTCTATGCCCGGCGAACGGATGCCGCTGCTCGCGGATTGAATTATTATATTGAAACCAATAGGGATCTGACCGATGCCTTCGGCTGGACCAATGCCGGTTATAATGTTGTCGGAACCAATGCCGCTTTTGCTGATGGCTTTGAGACGGTCAGCAATCGTATATCAGCCGCCGTGGATACCAATCAGTTTATTCGGATTACGGTCGAGCGTTTTTAG
- a CDS encoding endo-1,4-beta-xylanase — MKTVRCWGPALLATAVSVSADKEKPLKDEGLASLVSMIRPDMKFGCHMGFKLQNDWDSADKERAVIIKEFNVVSTGIYQKSTERTAGTWMLSDVDRSVEFAAAHNQAIYFHPMFGQNLYNPPWLLEANYTDRQIRAYMDQRIEKLAKRYADTVTYLDVYNELIKNEWPDPGNPWKEEGTGAIYPTALEHLFQQLGSRTMGGFTWPVALEEAFVKCRKAFGPDVKLIYNEAYNVNADHTQSLGCIALFNAFKARGIPIDGIGIQLHMNIGHRGKEDHLRVGAGGEQGPLDFESFSLNMERLAATGAEIYITECDVNLKGRSSKEELLRWQGEVYVEALERCLDQPACKLFKIWGTSDRYSWKGMDTEAMLWDFDCEPKPAYFALKKKLIERVQKKACLAPRL; from the coding sequence ATGAAAACAGTACGATGCTGGGGGCCGGCTCTATTGGCAACGGCCGTTTCGGTGTCGGCGGATAAAGAAAAACCGCTTAAGGATGAAGGGTTGGCTTCTTTGGTTTCGATGATTCGGCCGGATATGAAGTTCGGATGTCATATGGGCTTTAAGCTGCAAAATGATTGGGATTCCGCTGATAAGGAACGCGCCGTGATCATCAAGGAATTCAATGTCGTATCAACTGGAATCTATCAGAAGTCCACGGAACGGACTGCCGGAACGTGGATGTTATCGGATGTAGACCGTTCGGTAGAATTCGCCGCTGCGCATAATCAGGCCATCTATTTTCATCCGATGTTCGGACAGAATTTATATAACCCGCCCTGGTTATTGGAGGCGAACTATACGGATCGACAGATTCGCGCCTATATGGATCAGCGGATTGAAAAGCTCGCTAAACGGTATGCCGACACGGTGACCTACCTCGATGTATACAATGAGCTGATCAAAAATGAGTGGCCGGATCCTGGGAATCCATGGAAAGAAGAGGGGACCGGAGCGATCTATCCCACCGCATTAGAACACTTGTTTCAACAGTTAGGTTCCAGAACAATGGGCGGGTTTACCTGGCCGGTTGCATTGGAAGAGGCCTTTGTGAAGTGCCGCAAGGCGTTCGGTCCTGATGTGAAGCTGATTTACAATGAAGCGTATAATGTGAACGCGGATCATACGCAATCGCTGGGGTGCATTGCACTGTTCAATGCCTTTAAGGCGCGCGGAATACCGATCGATGGAATTGGTATTCAGCTTCATATGAACATCGGTCATCGTGGCAAAGAGGATCATCTCCGTGTCGGTGCCGGAGGCGAACAGGGGCCATTGGATTTTGAATCCTTTTCTTTAAATATGGAACGCCTCGCCGCTACCGGAGCGGAGATATACATCACGGAATGTGATGTGAATCTCAAGGGAAGAAGTTCTAAGGAAGAACTCTTACGATGGCAGGGCGAAGTCTATGTAGAAGCGTTGGAACGCTGTCTGGATCAACCGGCCTGCAAGCTCTTTAAAATCTGGGGCACAAGCGATCGCTATTCCTGGAAAGGCATGGATACGGAAGCCATGCTCTGGGATTTCGACTGTGAACCTAAGCCCGCTTATTTTGCCCTCAAGAAAAAACTGATAGAGCGTGTTCAAAAAAAGGCGTGTTTAGCTCCACGACTTTAA
- a CDS encoding aldose epimerase family protein, with translation MNISKVLFGSVDGVDVDLYTLENDNGMIAKITNYGGIVTSLVVPDSHGGCADIVCGFDTLDGYFSEAYKANSPYFGCIVGRYAARIKDAKFMVDGVEYQVAANDGTNHIHGGIKGFDKCVWHAEIINNGLKLTLTSPDGDEGYPGTVNVTVVYSLTNDNELAIAYEATTDKATPLSLTNHTYFNLSGFQDTVLSTEAMIVSDKLLSVDETNVQLGEEFPVAGTVWDYNSPKPLGEVFEEKAMGFETYYVFSKPVGSFGRVAEFSDASSGRKLTVSSSEPSMLMYTGFYTSDRLKRESGAQFGQFKGFCCETSRYPNGPNIEGAPDCILRPVDPFISKTVFKFSW, from the coding sequence ATGAATATTTCAAAAGTACTTTTTGGCTCGGTCGATGGCGTGGATGTTGATCTCTATACACTGGAAAATGATAACGGTATGATTGCAAAAATAACGAATTACGGGGGCATTGTCACTTCGCTCGTTGTTCCGGACAGCCATGGCGGATGCGCAGATATTGTATGCGGGTTCGATACGCTCGACGGCTATTTTTCCGAGGCCTACAAAGCTAATTCACCATACTTCGGTTGTATTGTCGGCCGTTACGCCGCCCGTATAAAGGACGCAAAGTTTATGGTCGATGGGGTTGAATATCAGGTGGCGGCAAATGACGGAACCAACCATATTCACGGAGGAATAAAAGGGTTCGATAAATGCGTTTGGCATGCGGAAATTATCAATAACGGATTAAAGCTGACTCTAACCAGTCCTGATGGCGATGAAGGCTATCCGGGAACAGTTAATGTGACGGTTGTTTATTCATTGACTAACGATAATGAGTTGGCAATCGCCTATGAGGCCACCACTGATAAGGCAACGCCGCTATCGCTGACGAATCACACCTATTTTAACCTTAGCGGGTTTCAGGACACCGTTCTCAGCACAGAGGCCATGATTGTTTCCGATAAACTGCTCTCCGTGGATGAAACCAACGTACAGCTGGGTGAAGAGTTTCCGGTGGCCGGAACCGTTTGGGATTATAACTCGCCGAAACCTTTAGGAGAGGTGTTTGAAGAAAAGGCCATGGGCTTTGAAACCTATTATGTGTTCAGCAAGCCGGTAGGTTCTTTCGGTAGGGTTGCGGAATTTTCGGATGCATCCAGTGGGCGCAAGCTCACGGTTTCCAGTTCGGAGCCGAGTATGCTGATGTATACCGGGTTCTATACCTCCGACAGATTGAAGCGAGAAAGCGGCGCTCAATTCGGCCAGTTCAAAGGTTTTTGCTGTGAGACGTCCCGGTATCCGAATGGTCCCAATATTGAAGGTGCGCCGGACTGTATTTTACGTCCCGTGGATCCGTTTATCTCTAAAACGGTTTTTAAATTTTCCTGGTAA
- a CDS encoding sulfatase, with protein sequence MIMRRRSFLVAVGISAAAFAVGEKPIDRPNILWLTCEDNNVHWVGCYGNPYANTPNIDQLAAEGFQYMHCYANAPVCAPSRSTWITGIHAVSTGTHEMRSRNKIPFNLIQYYPDHLKANGYYVGNDIKTDYNIGGRDDKECWDNPGRVKWAQLKASQPFFQVINNTKSHESKAHGDVENTEHDPADIQLRAYHPDLPDVRKSYAKYHDAMKNMDEDIGAALAKLEEYGLAENTIVIHNSDHGGVLPRSKRYVFNSGLHCPLIVRIPERYKHLWPAERPGMKVDRLVSLIDMPKTWLSLTGTPIPDVMQGTIFLGPQTEPEAPYHYAFRGRMDERTESARAICDKQFLYIRNYMPYVPWMQNLEFLWRMKATKAWEEHVKSGKATEVQSRYFKPKMFSEELYDNVNDPDSVNNLIDKVEYAEIAKRMRKELRKWQIEIYDSGLLPEFDMIKRASDHNMTIYEMVRDPDIYNLPALLEAADVALMQDPSNASKLIKMLKHSDSGMRYWGIVGLFLINQMPAEVEPLLADDSHEVRAMAAWLNIRCGDRDKGLLTLDIMLRENSYATLKILNIIDWIGDDAMSLMPAVRQVDHNRYENDMRDNLLFKYGLIESKQVREKKVHKEAKKQGMSNEKN encoded by the coding sequence ATGATTATGCGTAGACGTTCCTTTTTAGTTGCTGTCGGTATCTCTGCCGCAGCTTTCGCTGTAGGAGAAAAGCCGATTGATCGACCGAATATTCTCTGGCTGACGTGCGAAGATAATAATGTGCATTGGGTGGGGTGCTATGGAAACCCATATGCCAATACGCCGAATATTGATCAACTCGCGGCTGAAGGTTTTCAGTATATGCATTGTTATGCCAATGCACCGGTATGTGCGCCATCGCGCTCCACTTGGATTACCGGCATTCATGCGGTATCAACCGGTACCCATGAGATGCGAAGCCGCAATAAAATCCCGTTTAATCTGATTCAATATTATCCCGATCATCTAAAGGCCAACGGATATTATGTGGGGAATGACATTAAGACCGATTACAACATCGGCGGGCGCGATGATAAGGAATGCTGGGATAATCCCGGCCGCGTGAAATGGGCTCAACTGAAGGCGAGCCAACCCTTTTTCCAGGTCATCAATAATACCAAGTCGCACGAGAGTAAGGCCCATGGAGATGTGGAAAATACGGAACATGATCCGGCCGATATTCAGTTGCGGGCTTACCACCCCGACCTTCCGGATGTACGCAAATCCTATGCAAAATATCATGATGCGATGAAAAATATGGATGAGGACATCGGAGCGGCATTGGCAAAACTGGAGGAATACGGCCTGGCCGAAAATACGATTGTGATTCACAACTCCGATCATGGCGGCGTGTTGCCGCGCAGCAAGCGATATGTCTTTAACAGCGGGCTGCACTGTCCGCTCATTGTGCGGATCCCCGAGCGGTATAAACATCTATGGCCGGCGGAACGACCGGGCATGAAAGTCGATCGATTGGTCAGTCTGATTGATATGCCGAAAACGTGGCTGAGCCTAACCGGTACACCCATTCCGGATGTTATGCAGGGAACCATCTTCCTCGGACCACAGACCGAACCGGAGGCGCCATATCACTATGCCTTCCGGGGTAGGATGGATGAACGGACTGAAAGTGCGCGTGCCATTTGTGATAAGCAATTTCTCTACATTCGCAATTACATGCCCTATGTGCCATGGATGCAGAATCTGGAGTTTTTATGGCGAATGAAGGCGACGAAGGCGTGGGAAGAGCATGTGAAGTCCGGGAAGGCCACGGAAGTACAGAGCCGATACTTTAAGCCGAAGATGTTCAGCGAAGAGCTGTATGACAATGTAAACGATCCGGACAGTGTGAACAATCTGATCGATAAGGTGGAATATGCAGAAATCGCCAAACGTATGAGAAAGGAATTACGGAAGTGGCAGATTGAAATTTATGATTCAGGGCTGCTGCCGGAATTCGATATGATTAAACGGGCATCGGATCACAACATGACCATCTATGAAATGGTGCGTGATCCTGATATCTATAATCTGCCGGCTCTGCTGGAAGCTGCAGATGTGGCTCTTATGCAGGATCCCTCCAATGCATCAAAATTAATTAAAATGTTGAAGCACTCTGATTCGGGTATGCGGTATTGGGGCATCGTTGGACTCTTTCTGATTAATCAGATGCCGGCTGAGGTGGAACCGTTATTGGCCGATGATTCCCATGAAGTTCGAGCCATGGCGGCGTGGTTGAATATTCGATGTGGCGACCGCGATAAGGGATTGCTTACGCTGGATATCATGCTTCGTGAGAACTCTTACGCCACCCTCAAAATTTTAAACATCATTGACTGGATAGGAGATGATGCGATGTCTTTGATGCCTGCTGTAAGGCAGGTGGATCATAACCGTTATGAAAACGATATGCGTGATAATCTGTTATTCAAGTACGGCCTGATTGAGTCGAAGCAGGTTCGGGAAAAGAAAGTACATAAAGAAGCAAAGAAACAAGGAATGTCGAATGAAAAAAATTAA